GAGAAAGCTCTTCGTGGGGATAGCCTGCCTATGGTGGAAGCTCTCTACGCGTCGGCGAGCGCATCCTTATCTCTAGCTCTAGGCAACGCGGCAGCGACCCTAGTCTCACTTGCACTTCTGGCAGCAGCCCTCTACGCTCTGGCTAGACTAAGGTAGCACGACCGCCTCAGGTGGAGGCCACATCGCGAGGATGAGGAGGCGCGGCACCGTGATGCTTCTAGCGCTGCTCGCTCCTCGCAGAAGTAGATCAAGGAGCGTCAGGGGACGGGGCTTTAGCTCAACCACCGGCGCGTCTGGCGGCAAGCCGGCGAGCTCGCGCGCCCTTCTGAGGGCTTCCTCGTAGTCTGCTACACCGTCTACCAGCCCCACGGCCACCGCTTCCTTTGGGGCGAAAGGCCGCCCTGTGAACACCTCGGGGTCCACGCTACCCCTGTACGCGACTACCTTTTCCTTGAACAGCTGGAAGTACTCGTCTACTATGCCCTCCATGACTTTCACTTCCTCCTCGCTCATCTCGCGGTAGAGCGAGCCGATGTCTTTCATAGAGCCCGACTTGATCGTGTACACCGTCACCCCGAGCTTGCCGAGCAGCTGCTCAGCCACGAGAACGGTTGTGTAAACTCCCACAGAGCCCACCAGGCTCGCGGGGCTAGCGTATATCCTCTTCGCGGGGAGCGCTGCGAGGTACGCGCCGCTGGTCATGAGGTTTCTCGCGTACGCTACGACGGTTTTCCTCTCTGAGAGCTCGCGAACCGCCTCGAAAAGGTCGTAGGAAGCGGCTACTGTCCCACCCGGGCTGTCGAAAACCAGGATGACGGCCCCGGCCATCGGGTCGTCCCGAGCCTGCCTGATGAGCCTTATGTACTCTTCTACACCTACCGTCGCTCCCAGGAGAGCTGTGGAGGAGTAGTCGAGCGCTCCAGTAACCCTTATCTCGGCAACGTAAAGCGCTGAAACCGGTCTAGGCGTGCGGGCGATGAAGAGAGCGATACCCACCGCGACGCTGAGTAGGATGAGGATTAGGGGTAGCTTTCTCCAGAGCTTCTGACCCAGGCTGGGTACCTGCATAGTAAGAAAGTTCTCGGCGGCGGCTTTATTACTTTCCTCTCCGGCTGGGCTTTCGGCCCCGAATGGTTAAGCATTACGACGTGATAGCTTTCGGCACCGGCTCGGCGATGAACATAGTTTCAGCTCTGCTCGAGGAGGGGTCGAGGAAGAAGGTAGCGGTTATCGAGAACAGCATGGTGGGCGGTATCTGCCTCACCAGAGGCTGCATACCTTCGAAGATGCTCCTCGAGGTGGCGAGGAACATCAGGAGGATAAGGGAGGCTGGAAAGTTCGGCATCAAGGTTACGCTCGAGCCCGTAGACTTCACCTGGACTATGGAGAGAGTGTGGCGCCGGATCTCGGAGGAGAGCAGGATGATCGAGCGGTCGCTCGAGCGGCACCCTCTCATCGACCTCTACAAGGTCACAGGGGCTTTCATCGGCGACTACACGGTGGACGTGGGCGGGAAGGAGATAGAGGGGGATACTGTGCTGCTCTGCCTGGGGTCGAGGCCCGCCATCCCAAAAGTGCCGGGAATAGAGGAGGTCAAGTACTACACGTCGGATACCTTCTTCCGCGAATTGAGGAAGCTGCCTCGGCGGACTGTCGTCGTGGGCGGGGGCTTCGTCGGCCTGGAGCTCGGCTTCTTCCTCGCTATGATGGGGAGCCAGGTGACGGTCCTCCAGAGGAGGGACAGGATTCTGCCTGAGGAGGAGCCTGAAATCTCGGAGTTCTTGAGGCAGGACCTCTCACGCTACATGGATATACGGGTAAACCACGAGGTAGTCGAGTTCAGGAAGAGCGGCGAGCGCCAAGTCGTTGTCGCCGAGAACAAGCTGACCGGTGAGAACGTCGAGTTCGATGCAGACCTGATCCTCATAGCTAGCGGTAGAGCGTCCAACAGCGACATCACGCGAGTCGAGAAAACAGGGGTGAGGGTCGACCCGAAAGGCTGGATCATGGTAGACGAGTATTTGAGAACGACGAAGGAGGGGATATGGGCTTTCGGCGACGCGACAGGCAAGCTGATGTTCAAGCACAAAGCTAACTACGAGAGCATCATCGTCTACAGGAACGCTTTCCTCGGCGAGCAGGTCAAGGCCGACTACCACGCGGTTCCTCATGCAGTGTTCACCGAACCTGAAGTCGCGAGCGTAGGGATGAAGGAGGAGGAAGCGGTGAAGAAGCACGATATCCTCGTAGGCATAGCCGCCTACGG
This region of Thermofilum sp. genomic DNA includes:
- the sppA gene encoding signal peptide peptidase SppA translates to MQVPSLGQKLWRKLPLILILLSVAVGIALFIARTPRPVSALYVAEIRVTGALDYSSTALLGATVGVEEYIRLIRQARDDPMAGAVILVFDSPGGTVAASYDLFEAVRELSERKTVVAYARNLMTSGAYLAALPAKRIYASPASLVGSVGVYTTVLVAEQLLGKLGVTVYTIKSGSMKDIGSLYREMSEEEVKVMEGIVDEYFQLFKEKVVAYRGSVDPEVFTGRPFAPKEAVAVGLVDGVADYEEALRRARELAGLPPDAPVVELKPRPLTLLDLLLRGASSARSITVPRLLILAMWPPPEAVVLP
- a CDS encoding dihydrolipoyl dehydrogenase — encoded protein: MVKHYDVIAFGTGSAMNIVSALLEEGSRKKVAVIENSMVGGICLTRGCIPSKMLLEVARNIRRIREAGKFGIKVTLEPVDFTWTMERVWRRISEESRMIERSLERHPLIDLYKVTGAFIGDYTVDVGGKEIEGDTVLLCLGSRPAIPKVPGIEEVKYYTSDTFFRELRKLPRRTVVVGGGFVGLELGFFLAMMGSQVTVLQRRDRILPEEEPEISEFLRQDLSRYMDIRVNHEVVEFRKSGERQVVVAENKLTGENVEFDADLILIASGRASNSDITRVEKTGVRVDPKGWIMVDEYLRTTKEGIWAFGDATGKLMFKHKANYESIIVYRNAFLGEQVKADYHAVPHAVFTEPEVASVGMKEEEAVKKHDILVGIAAYGETAKGEAMMAEDYFVKVILERESLRILGAHIIGPEASILIQEIVNLMYSHGTAEPIYRGMHIHPALSEVVERAFYHLHEPEDWKRHIHHAH